The following DNA comes from Desulfonatronovibrio magnus.
AGCACCCCACCCGGTTCCTCCTTTGACAGTTTTGTCATCCTGGATCTGACCTACAACAAATATTTCCATACCGCTGGAAACCTGCCAGCATATTGTCTGCAGCACCTTGCGGAATATTGGAGCCCGAGAATAAGTTCTGCTCATGAGACCGGAAACATATGTAATGCTCACGTCTTTTCTGGCAAGTTCCTCGCTGGTCAGATATCTGACTCCTCTGGTTCTTTCGATGGTGTGGCCTTCAAAGCTATAGTTAACCTCGTCAAAACCATGTTTTTCCGCCAGTTCGCAAAAACAGGCTTCAGCACCCTTTGCCCCGCCACTATAAAGTATAAATTCGTTGGACCTCATTATTTCCTCCTTTTGAAAGTGTATCAGCTCAGCGCTTTTGTCGTGTCAAGTTTAACTCCAAACACAAAGCATTATCTATGCAAATAGTTGAACTGATGTGGTTATTATTAGACTTACCGCTTCAATCCTGCAGCAGAAAACAAAAAAAATGAACAGCAAAGTCAAAGAGCAATGCTTAACAGATTTCACTGGTTCATGCAAAGCGCTCTTGCTTAAGACAAAAAACTACATTAAAAAGAATTAGCTGTCACAGACTTTTTCACTCTAAAAATACTTGTCCAGGTAAAAATTTGCCCCTGTGTACGAGAGAGGGTGCAGGCACTTTTGCCGATCTCAAACCGTAAAACAGGCAGACTATTTGGCGGCAAAAGAGCAAGTCCCCTTCCAGCATAAAAAAGCGTCGCTATGGTGATATCTTGCTCCAAGTAATTATTAAGAACTTATTCTTTGAATGGGCTGATAAATTATCCCTCAATCCGGGTCAACACAATTAATTTTATAATCTCTGTAATACTACAGCGATATTTAAAAAATTTGGCATTTTGTAAATATATGTTTCAGTGTACTATTAATGATGCTCATACTGTAACCTGGAAGCCAGTGGCGTTAATTTTCACTCAGTAATTCAGATACTAATGCGGGCTGTGCCCACAACTCAATTTAAACACGAATCGTTAAGTTGGGGTGATAACCGTACTTTTCAGACTGAAGGCTGAAGAATAAGGTTCCTGGGCATTATTGCTCTTTCAAGGTTAAAAAAACTTTCTTGTTATTTTCTACAGGATTGAAACGGTAAGTTACTAACCATTAAACAGACTTTATGATAGCAAGACTGATATCCTTATGGCCTCTTTTCCTCGGACTTGGCATAGCCTATCTCATATCAGGCTACGTACAGTTCAGGTCAGTGAGTCCAGTAATTCCAGGTTTGCAGGAGCAAAGTGCGCCCCTGCAGGATTCAGAACCATCCATGGAAGGCGTCATTCTTTCCACCAACCTTCTTCGTCTTGAGATACCCGACGTATCACCCAGACCACTTAAGGTGCAATCGGAATCAGACCCTTCAGACTGGCGACTGGCAGGAGTATTTTACGGAGATGAAAAACTCGCTCTCGTTAATGTTCAGCAGCAGCCTCATCTCATTGCGCTTGGTGAATCCCTTGACGGATGGCGTCTTGTGGCCGTAAACTTCCACTCAAGCACATGGCAGTCCGGCAGTGAAACCAGGACCCTGGCCCTATGGCAACAAATTGAAAAGCAAGGCCAGAGAACTGCCAACAGCCAAAGCCAGGCTTCATCTAACCGGATAACCATGACCAGACAGGATGTAGCGCCCATAGTAAATGACCCCAACTCTCTTCTGCAAATGGCCAGATTCAGTCCTTATTCCCATCAGGGACAAACAAAAGGTTTTGAGATCAGCAATATTCGTCCTGGATCCATTCTGCAGAAAATTGGTCTGCGCGGAGGTGATGTGCTGCTTAGAATTGATGGTAGACAGATCAGTGGGCCAACAGAACTTTTAAGAGCATACTCCTCCCTGAGCCAAAGTTCTCTGGTCACCATGGACATTTTGCGCCGGGGCGACAACATGAGCATTGTCATCGAAATCAACTAATGCGGCTGAGCCTGCAACCGGGAGCATCAGGCGTTTCAGAAAAGTCAATTGGGGACAGTCCTGAAGCCGGTACAGCCCTCGTGCCAAACCGTCACAACAGGGTTTTAA
Coding sequences within:
- a CDS encoding PDZ domain-containing protein; this translates as MIARLISLWPLFLGLGIAYLISGYVQFRSVSPVIPGLQEQSAPLQDSEPSMEGVILSTNLLRLEIPDVSPRPLKVQSESDPSDWRLAGVFYGDEKLALVNVQQQPHLIALGESLDGWRLVAVNFHSSTWQSGSETRTLALWQQIEKQGQRTANSQSQASSNRITMTRQDVAPIVNDPNSLLQMARFSPYSHQGQTKGFEISNIRPGSILQKIGLRGGDVLLRIDGRQISGPTELLRAYSSLSQSSLVTMDILRRGDNMSIVIEIN